From Camelus dromedarius isolate mCamDro1 chromosome 23, mCamDro1.pat, whole genome shotgun sequence, a single genomic window includes:
- the LOC105086525 gene encoding large ribosomal subunit protein eL34-like: MSLPGRYLDTFRMAQRLTFCGRLSYNTASNKTRLSQTPDNRIIYLYTKKIGKAPKCACGMCPGRLGAVHAVRPKVLMKLSKTKKCVSWASGGSTCAGCVRDGIERAFLNEEQKIIVKVLKAQA; encoded by the coding sequence atgaGTCTTCCGGGGCGGTATCTAGACACATTTAGAATGGCCCAGCGTTTGACATTCTGTGGTAGGCTGTCCTACAATACAGCCTCTAACAAAACTAGGCTGTCCCAGACCCCTGataatagaattatttacctttaTACCAAGAAAATTGGGAAAGCACCAAAATGCGCATGCGGCATGTGCCCTGGCCGACTTGGAGCAGTTCATGCTGTGAGACCTAAAGTTCTTATGAAATTGTCTAAAACGAAAAAATGTGTCAGCTGGGCTTCTGGTGGTTCCACGTGTGCTGGATGTGTCCGTGATGGGATCGAGCGCGCTTTTTTAAATGAGGAACAGAAAATCATTGTGAAAGTGTTGAAAGCACAAGCATAG